GATGATGTCGCGGTGCACCTTGGCCCAGCGGACCATCTCGCCCTGTCCCATCACGGTAAACAGGCTGACGGCCCGTTCCTGGCAATCCAGGTCCTCGGCATGCTCGAAGGGCATCACGAACCACATGGCCAGCGGTGGCGGCATGGATTGGTGATCACCACGCGCGACCGACGCCTTGGCCACCGCCAGCGCCCTGGCATCACCCGCGAAGGCCAGCGCCGAATTGCGGTGGATGTTGCGCGACACCTGGTCCAGGAGAAGGACAAGGCCAAGCGACCCCCGCGCCGTCGCCGTCCAATGGTCGAAGGTCCCTAACCGCGCTTCGCGCAGGCTGACTCCGAATCGTACGGAAAGCATTCCGTCGAACACGGCATCCTTGGTGAACCAGCGGCTTTCCCCCGCCTCCAGCCAGACGGCAATCAATTCATCCGGAGTCATGGCAGACCTCCCCTCAGGACGTACGCGGCCGAAGTTCCATGTGACGGCAGATGAAGGCCGCGAGACCGGTGACATCATCGCGGTCGAACACGGGAACGGCAGCGCCTTGCACCGCTCCGTTGGCAGCGACCGCAACGACGGTCGGATCGTCGCCCGCCAGCAACGGGTGGTCAAGTGCGAGATTGCGTACCTCGATCTTGTCATGATGATCGCGCTTGTAGCCCTCCACGATGACGAGATCGCAGGGCTTCAGGCGCGCCAGCACCTCTTCCAAAGACGGCGGTTCCTGCCCGCGCAATTCATGGATGATGGCCGTGCGGTCACGGCTGATGACGGCAACTTCCGTGGCTCCCGCCCTGCGGTGGCGGAAAGAGTCGCGGCCCTCGTGATCGATGTCGAAGGAATGATGGGCATGCTTGACCGTCGACACGCGATAGCCCTGCTCGGTCAGGATACGGACAAGACGTTCGACGAGGGTTGTCTTGCCCGAGTTCTTGAATCCGGCAACGCCGATCACCTTCTGGCTC
The nucleotide sequence above comes from Hyphomicrobiales bacterium. Encoded proteins:
- a CDS encoding DUF924 domain-containing protein, with translation MTPDELIAVWLEAGESRWFTKDAVFDGMLSVRFGVSLREARLGTFDHWTATARGSLGLVLLLDQVSRNIHRNSALAFAGDARALAVAKASVARGDHQSMPPPLAMWFVMPFEHAEDLDCQERAVSLFTVMGQGEMVRWAKVHRDIIARFGRFPHRNAVLGRPSRPEEVAFLKSGGFSG
- the mobB gene encoding molybdopterin-guanine dinucleotide biosynthesis protein B, which encodes MSQKVIGVAGFKNSGKTTLVERLVRILTEQGYRVSTVKHAHHSFDIDHEGRDSFRHRRAGATEVAVISRDRTAIIHELRGQEPPSLEEVLARLKPCDLVIVEGYKRDHHDKIEVRNLALDHPLLAGDDPTVVAVAANGAVQGAAVPVFDRDDVTGLAAFICRHMELRPRTS